TCTAGTCGATATGCTCCTTTGCCGAGCACCTGATGAATTCGGTATGGGCCTTCCCATGCGGCTGCGAGTTTGCCATGAGTGGGCGGTTTCCGCGCTTCCTCAGTTTTCCTTAATACCAGGTCTCCGACGTTAAAGGATCTTGGTTTCACCCTTTTACTGTGGCGTTTGCCTAATCGTTGCTGTAAAGCTTTGTGGCGAACGGCCGCTATGGTTCGTACCTCTTCCACCAAATCAAGCTCGGCTCGCCGAGCATGCTCATGATCTTCTGCTTGTGTTCGGAATGAGCTTTGTGATACTTCAACTGGTATCATTGCTTCTGATCCGTAAACCAGACGAAATGGTGTTTCTTTAGTCGTTGAGTGTGGTGAGGTATTATAACCCCATAAAATTTCTGGAACAAGCTCGGCCCATAATCCTTTGGCATCGTCCAGTTTCTTCCTTAAAGCTTGCAGGACGACCTTGTTTGCAGCTTCAGCTAAGCCGTTAGATTGAGGATGCTCCACCGAAGAGAAATGCTGTTTAATCTTTAAGTTCTGTAAAAAGCTCTTAAAATTATGATCAGTAAACTGCCGACCATTGTCGGTTACAATGTGACGAGGTATACCAAATCTGCAAATTATCTTTTGCCAGACAAAAGAAATCATTTGAACGGATGTGATTCTAGCTAGAGGTTGAGCCTCAATCCATTTAGAAAAGTAATCAATTGCCACAACCAAATATTTTACCTGTCTTGGGGCTGTGGGAAAAGGTCCCAGTATATCTATTCCCCAATGATTAAAGGGCCAGCTTACCGTTGATTGATGTAAATCTTCGGCGGGGATGTTTATGTTCGGGGCATGTTTTTGGCAGCGGTCGCAAGTTCGGACCTTTTTCCGACTGTCCTCCCATATGGTCGGCCAATAAAAACCAGCACGAAGAATCTTTTGTGCTAGACTTCTGGCTCCTGAGTGTATTCCACAAACGCCTTCATGGACCTCGGCTAGGGCTAGGTCGGCCTCTGTCCTGTCTAAGCATTTCAATAATGGTCGGGAGTAGCCCCGCCTATACAACAGGTTATTTAATAATGTAAAGAATGATGCCTGTCGTTTGAACTTTTTTACATCTTGTATTTCTTGTGGGACTTCTCCACTTTTAAGATATTGAATGTATGGTTTTTGCCAGCCGACTTCCTGTTCTATATGAGAAATGCTAGGGATGTCTATGCTCGGCTCGTGGAGGGTGGATTGTAGTAATGAGGCAGTGTGTGATTGAGTGGAAGCGAGCTTTGATAATATGTCTGCCCTATGATTTTGATCTCGTGCTATATgataaatttcaatttttgaGAAACGATCCATGAGATTTTTGACAAGGATTACGTATTTTGATAAAACTGGATCTTTTGTTTGGAAACTTTGATTTACTTGTTGAACAACTAATAGAGAATCacaataaacttttaaattaacAATATGTAGCTCTATTGCTAACCTGAGCCCCGCGAGTAGGGCTTCATACTCGGCTTGATTGTTGCTGGCCTTGAATGAAAATCGCAGAGAGTGTTCAATAGCGACGCCCTCGGCATTTTCCAAGAGTATTCCTGCCCCAGATCCGTGGGGGTTAGAGGCTCCATCAACAAATAATATCCAACCTGCATCCTCTATGTCTGTGTTTGTTCCTGTGAGCTCGACCACAAAGTCGgccaggtattgtgatttgacaGATCCTCTGGGTTGATATTGAATATCAAATTCGAACAGTTCGATGGACCATCTTATCAACCTCCCGGCAAGCTCGGGCTTGGCGAGTATTTGGCGCAGGGGTTGAGAAGTTCTGACGTAAATTGTATGACTCTGAAAGTAGGGTCGGAGTCGTCTTGCCGACAAAACAAGTGCATAGGCGAGCTTTTCTAACCTCAGATAACGAAGCTCGGCATTCTGCAATGATTTGCTGACAAAATAAACTGGCTGCtgtgtttttcctttttctgcAACAAGAACAGAGCTAACCGCTATATCAGTAACCGacaaatataaatacaatggTTCACCAATGTCAGGTTTTTGCAAAACAGGTGGTTTAGAAAGAAATTGTTTTAAACTTTGAAATGCCATTTCACAGTTGTCATCCCATTGGAACTTTGTGTTTTTTCGTAAACATCGAAAAAAGTTGAAGGACTTGGTCGCCAAGCATGGTAGAAATCTGGAGAGAGCCGCCAGCCTCCCTGTTAGTCGTTGAACCTCTTTAATGTTTGTTGGACTATTCATATCAAGGATCGCCTGACATTTTTCAGGATTGGCTTCAATTCCTCGGCTAGTAAGCATGAAACCGAGGAATTTCCCTCCGATCACACCAAAAGCACATTTTTCCGGGTTGAGCCTCATATTATAAGCTCGGATTTGGCCGAATATTTCTTCAAGGTCATCAATATGGGAATGGCCGACCTTTGTTTTGGCGACCATGTCATCGACATACACCTCAATATTTCGACCTATCTGTTTCTCGAAGACCCTATTCATCAGTCTTTGATATGTTGCACCTGCattctttaaaccaaaaggcatgaCATTGTAACAGTAATTACCATATTCAGTAATAAAGGCCGTTTTTTCTTGGTCTGATGGGTGCATAAGGATCTGGTTGTAAccagagtatgcatccatgaaacTCAAGGTGCCGTAACCACAAGAGTTGTCTACCAGGGTATCGATAGAAGGCAGGGGGTAAGCATCTTTAGGACAtgctttatttaaattagtaaagtcgacgcacatgcgccatttaccgttatttttctttaccatGACGACGTTGGCCAGCCAAGTTGTAAACCTGATTTCCCGGATGAAATTTGCATCGATGAGCTTCTTGGCTTCAACCATGGATGCCATTCTTTTCTCGGCCCCGAGATTTCTTTTTTTCTGGGAGATTGGTCGAGCTGCTGGGTTTATTGCCAATTTGTGAGTAATAATGGATGGAtcaatgcctggcatgtctCCAGATGTCCAAGCAAAAAGATCGGCGTTCTTCTGCAAAAATTGGATGAGCTTCTCCCGCTCTTTGTCTTTTACCGAGGTTCCAATGAAAGTGTGTTTCGTTGGGTCATCGGTTAGCATAATCTTTGTTAGCTCTTCATTTGGTAAAGGACGATCTTGAAAGTCGGCTCTAGGGTCAAGCTCGGCTAATGTTGGTTGTTCGGAGGTGATGGAGTTTATACGTCGCTCGCAGCCTCTCTTGATGGGTTTTAGGCTTGTATTGTAACAATGCCGAGCTTCTTGCAAGTCACCATGAATTGTGGCTATAAGGTTGTCCTGCACAGGAAACTTGACACAGAGATGAACAGTTGATACAATTGCAGTAAATCTATTTAAAAAAGGTCTTCCTAAGATGAGATTATAGGGACTGAAACAGTCCACAACAAGATATTGGATGTCATGTGTTTTAGATAAAGGCTGCTCACCGAGTGTGGTTTGTAACCACACTGAACCCATCACCGGAACGCGCTCTCCGGAGAATCCGACCAAGTCACCTGCGGATGGCTGCAAAATATTAGTActtaatttcattttttcaaATGTTGTAAAGAAAAGCACGTCAGCGCTGCTGCCTGGGTCTAGCAGCACTTTCCGAACTATTAGGTCGCCCAACTGAAGGGAGATGACGACAGGGTCATCAAGGTTGGTATCCTTGCAATTAAAGTCGGTTGGGCAAAATGTCATCTCTGGAATCTCCAACACTGACTGGGGATTGTTGGTGGTATCTCCTAGTGCTAGCATGGCCCTGTATGTTCGCTTTCTTGCCGAACTTGTTTGTCCACCTCCGGCGTAGCCGCCCGAGATGCAATTAATTATACCCCTAGGTTGGGCCGGCGCCTTTTCTTTATCCTTTGACGATGATGATGGACCTCCAGGAGGTGGGCCTGAAATGGAAGCCGATCTTTTCTGCATGTGGCCTGAGATATACTTATCAAGATGTCCTTGTCTTGCCAAACGTTCTAAAAGGTCTTTGGCGATCACACACTCGTCGGTTGTGTGACCATACTTCTGATGGAATGTGCAGTATTTGGATTTGTCTACATTCTTCGGCTCGGGATAACTGTCGGCTTTGCGAGGGGGTTTAATCAGCTTGGAATTCAGGATTTCCTTAATAATATCATCTCTTTTTGTGTTAAACTGAGTGTAGGTTTCATAGCGAGGGGTTGGTCTGAAAGTCTTCTTATTGTCCCGAGGCTTATCATCTTCTTTAGTAGCTGCCGACTTTTCCGCTTTGCGAGCTTGACGAAGCTCTTCAATGTTTATTTGCCCTTTTGCTTTTTCGCGAAACTCGGCCAAAGTCTTCGGCTTGGCCACTGCAATGGCTTCTTGAAACTTTCCTGGTCGAAGGCCGCTTTTGATGGCGTGAAGATGAACCTCTGGATGAAGGTCGGGTATGCGCATGGCTATCTTTGTAAAACGGGTGATGTAGTCTTTCAGACTTTCCTGAGGACCTTGCTTTACCGTCGTTAGGTAGTCGGAGTCATGCAGATATATTGCTGATGCTGCGAAATGATCTTCAAATTGCTTTGCTAACTCCTAGAAACGTGAAATTGAATCTGCAGGCAAAGAACAAAACCAGTCAAGTGCAGGACCATCCAAAAAAGAGGGAAAACAACGACATAGAATAGGGTCGGATGCACCGTTGACGATCATGATAGATCGGAACTTTTTGATGTGCTGTTTTGGATCGCCTAAACCATCATATGGATTTAAAGTCGTCGGCAGCGTAAATTGCCGGGGTAATTGAAAATTCATAATATCAGCTGTGAAAGGTCCTGCCGAGTTATCAGGCTCCTCTTCCTCGTCTTTCAGTGAGGCGTCATTGTTGTGAGGATCCCTTCCGTCATCATCCTGTGGAGTCTCCGAAACATGTGTCGGCTGAGATTGATTCTCGTCATTGGCGTTTCCTCCATGACGGTTGTCATTGTGCTCGAGTCGGGCGTTGGCTATTTgctgaatctgctgctgcattctttgattttcttcagCCATACGTTGATTTGCCTCTGCCATGTGCTGATTCGCCTGCTGAAGCTCGGTTACCATCCGAAGTAGTTCGGACGGAGTAGGGGGAGGTGCATCAGCCATTCACAGACGATAGGGTATTCGGGACCTGTTAAGGAAAGTGTTATAAGCtcggccccacggtgggcgccaaatGTTCCTGCCTGGTTGTGGCCGAGCTATTCTTCGTCTTTGAGGGTTGGTCGGCCGAGCTATACTTCGCTCCGAAGAAAGAGTGTCCCGACCTAAGGAGTGGATCACAATGCACCTTGATCACCGAATGAAACAGGAGGGGGAGTACCTGCAAAaggcactccgacgctcaagtcagttaATGAGAATTATAGAAAGAGTTTTTTAGTTTGGAACAATGATCTACCTTTTCAACTCGGACTGTTTCCTTTTATAATTCGGAGATGATAATCGACCGTTTTCTCATAAATTGATTGTTCTGCCGTAACCGACCAAAGTCGTTTAATACCATTAAATCGGTGATGTTAATACATCGGTTACGAATAGGTTTGCCGAGCTATAACTCATAACGGTCATATCAATTATATTTCTGTTTTCATGCAAATTCAACCACTACTCGTTAGTTTTgacctctttcacttaattCTATGGCCTTACTATAATCAATAATAGTTATGACCTTACTATTATTAATATGGCGGGAATCACGTATCAAGATTATGAGGATCCTAtgattgcaagaattaaaggagtcAGTGTCACTTTTGGGAAAATTCCAAATGGCTTTGCAATTATTGATTTGTCAGAAAACAAATTTGAAGGAGAGATTCCAGATGTGTTTGGAGAGCTTCAAGCACTCATAAGCCTCAACCTTTCACATAACAGCCTCATTGGTCCTATTCCTCGCTCTCTGGGAAATTTGACAAACCTCGAATCATTTGACCTCTCCTCAAATATGTTTGATGGGAAAATTCCTGCTGAACTGACCAATATGAACTTTCTAGCAT
The Arachis stenosperma cultivar V10309 chromosome 7, arast.V10309.gnm1.PFL2, whole genome shotgun sequence genome window above contains:
- the LOC130941176 gene encoding uncharacterized protein LOC130941176, with the protein product MADAPPPTPSELLRMVTELQQANQHMAEANQRMAEENQRMQQQIQQIANARLEHNDNRHGGNANDENQSQPTHVSETPQDDDGRDPHNNDASLKDEEEEPDNSAGPFTADIMNFQLPRQFTLPTTLNPYDGLGDPKQHIKKFRSIMIELAKQFEDHFAASAIYLHDSDYLTTVKQGPQESLKDYITRFTKIAMRIPDLHPEVHLHAIKSGLRPGKFQEAIAVAKPKTLAEFREKAKGQINIEELRQARKAEKSAATKEDDKPRDNKKTFRPTPRYETYTQFNTKRDDIIKEILNSKLIKPPRKADSYPEPKNVDKSKYCTFHQKYGHTTDECVIAKDLLERLARQGHLDKYISGHMQKRSASISGPPPGGPSSSSKDKEKAPAQPRGIINCISGGYAGGGQTSSARKRTYRAMLALGDTTNNPQSVLEIPEMTFCPTDFNCKDTNLDDPVVISLQLGDLIVRKVLLDPGSSADVLFFTTFEKMKLSTNILQPSAGDLVGFSGERVPVMGSVWLQTTLGEQPLSKTHDIQYLVVDCFSPYNLILGRPFLNRFTAIVSTVHLCVKFPVQDNLIATIHGDLQEARHCYNTSLKPIKRGCERRINSITSEQPTLAELDPRADFQDRPLPNEELTKIMLTDDPTKHTFIGTSVKDKEREKLIQFLQKNADLFAWTSGDMPGIDPSIITHKLAINPAARPISQKKRNLGAEKRMASMVEAKKLIDANFIREIRFTTWLANVVMVKKNNDNSCGYGTLSFMDAYSGYNQILMHPSDQEKTAFITEYGNYCYNVMPFGLKNAGATYQRLMNRVFEKQIGRNIEVYVDDMVAKTKVGHSHIDDLEEIFGQIRAYNMRLNPEKCAFGVIGGKFLGFMLTSRGIEANPEKCQAILDMNSPTNIKEVQRLTGRLAALSRFLPCLATKSFNFFRCLRKNTKFQWDDNCEMAFQSLKQFLSKPPVLQKPDIGEPLYLYLSVTDIAVSSVLVAEKGKTQQPVYFVSKSLQNAELRYLRLEKLAYALVLSARRLRPYFQSHTIYVRTSQPLRQILAKPELAGRLIRWSIELFEFDIQYQPRGSVKSQYLADFVVELTGTNTDIEDAGWILFVDGASNPHGSGAGILLENAEGVAIEHSLRFSFKASNNQAEYEALLAGLRLAIELHIVNLKVYCDSLLVVQQVNQSFQTKDPVLSKYVILVKNLMDRFSKIEIYHIARDQNHRADILSKLASTQSHTASLLQSTLHEPSIDIPSISHIEQEVGWQKPYIQYLKSGEVPQEIQDVKKFKRQASFFTLLNNLLYRRGYSRPLLKCLDRTEADLALAEVHEGVCGIHSGARSLAQKILRAGFYWPTIWEDSRKKVRTCDRCQKHAPNINIPAEDLHQSTVSWPFNHWGIDILGPFPTAPRQVKYLVVAIDYFSKWIEAQPLARITSVQMISFVWQKIICRFGIPRHIVTDNGRQFTDHNFKSFLQNLKIKQHFSSVEHPQSNGLAEAANKVVLQALRKKLDDAKGLWAELVPEILWGYNTSPHSTTKETPFRLVYGSEAMIPVEVSQSSFRTQAEDHEHARRAELDLVEEVRTIAAVRHKALQQRLGKRHSKRVKPRSFNVGDLVLRKTEEARKPPTHGKLAAAWEGPYRIHQVLGKGAYRLEQLDGTNHANNRCANRTNDSISVIRP